Within the Candidatus Atribacteria bacterium ADurb.Bin276 genome, the region TGTTGAATTCATTCCCCCATTGAGGGGGGATTCAGGGGGGTGTGCCTTTTTTTTGTTTATTCTTTTTTCACCAATATTGGTATTTTCAGGATAGACCATAGTCCTAACTAGCGTTGCTAAAACCATAACCCTATATATTAAAAAAGAGTCAATACTCTTCGTCCTGAAAGCACAATCACGCTCACGATAGTCGAGGCAATTCCTAAACCTAATAAAACAAAGGGAAAGGATCTTTTTAATGGCCATCCCATTAAAAAGCATATCAAAGAGCCCGTCCATACCCCGGTAATAGGAAGTGGAACTCCGATAAAAAAAGCCAAGCCGATCTGCTCCCATTTCTCATATTTCTGAAATTTCTTCCGAGTGCTGACCACCAGTCTGTCCCAGAGTGATTGAAACCATTGAAATCGTAAAAATATCGAAAGGATAGCATTAAGAAAAAACATCACTACAAAAAATGGAAGAAGATTGAATAAAATAGAAATAAGAAGAGCTTGCCAGAAAGGAATAACCGGATTAGATGCCCAATACAGTAAAGATCCTCTAATTTCTGAAATTGGAGAAAAACTCAAAAGAGCAATCCATAGTTGTGAATTCATGCGAAGTTTATTTTGCCCACTAATTCCCGAATGAGAAGTTTAAGTTTTGGTTGAGCTTCATTAGCCGCCTGGATGACGACTTCATGAGATACCGGTTCTATAAACCCATCGATTGCTAGATCGGTTATACAAGATACTCCAAAAACTTTCATGCCGGAATGACGAGCTACGAGAACTTCGGGCACCGTTGACATTCCAACCGCATCAGCACCAATTGAGATCAAAAAACGATATTCAGCAGGAGTTTCAAAGTTTGGTCCAGCAAGAGCAGCGTAGACACCTTTCATAACATATATCCCCTTTTCAAGGGCGATTTGTTGAGCCAATTGAATAAGATCAGGGTCATAGGCATTTGACATATCCAAAAATCGTGGTCCCAACTCCGGGTCATTTTCACCACGAAGTGGATTGTCACCTAAAAGGTTGATGTGATCACAAATAATCATCAAGTCACTGCGCTGCATATTCCGATTCATTCCACCGGCGGCATTACTGACAATTAATACCTTAATCCCCAGTGCTTTCATAACCCGAACCGGGAAGGTAACCTGTTTCATCGAGTATCCTTCATAATAGTGAAATCTTCCCTGCATAGCAACGATCTTTTTTCCTGATAATTCACCGATAATTAAATTTCCGTGATGGCTTTCAACTGTGGAAACTGGAAACCAGGGAATTTCATCATAGGAAATAACTCGATCAATCTCGATATCATCGGCAAGAGCTCCTAAACCAGTTCCCAAGATAATGCCTATTTCAGGAGAAAAATCAATTCTTTCTTGAATGAAATGAGCACTTTCTTCAATTTTTGAACGTAAATTCTCCATAAAAACACCCCTTCAAAATTATAATTGTCACACTTGGTAAAAAGCAAATATTATTGGTAATCCTTGGGTTTTAAAAAAACTTGATTATTATTTTCTGGGAAATGAACGGGCATATGCTTCACGAAGGATTTTTTTACTAATATGAGTATAGATTTGAGTAGTCACGATATCGGAATGTCCCAAAAACTCCTGCACAACTCTCAAATCAGCTCCGTTTTCCAACAAATGGGTGGCAAAGGTATGTCGAAGAGTGTGCGGTGTTACAGTCTTCTCAATTCCAGCTTTTCGGGAGTATTTCTTAATCATTACCCAAATGTTTTGCCGGGTTAAAGGTTGACCGGAGGCTCCGACAAAAATCGACCGACTTCGTTTTTCCTTTAATATTTGTTCTCTTGCCTGCTGAAAATATCGCTTCAACGCTTCGCTGGCTTCCTCGCCAAAAGGTACCATCCTCTCCTTAAAGCCTTTGCCCCAAAGCCGTAACATAGAATTTTCCAAATCAAGGTGTGAAAATTCCAGAGAGGTTAATTCGCTTACCCTCAATCCACTGGCGTATAATAATTCTAAAATAGCTCGGTCTCGAATTCCAATCGGTTTAGTCAAATCCGGAGCGTTCAATAAGGATTCGATTTCAACTTCATCTAAAACATCGGGTATTTTTCTCTGAAAACGAGGAGAATCGATAAGCTTGGCACAATTTTCAGGACTCATTTTCTCACGGATCAAATATTGGAAAAAGGTACGGAGGGCTGAAATTTTCCTGGCAAGTGAAGCAGGAGCTATTTC harbors:
- a CDS encoding putative small multi-drug export protein, whose translation is MNSQLWIALLSFSPISEIRGSLLYWASNPVIPFWQALLISILFNLLPFFVVMFFLNAILSIFLRFQWFQSLWDRLVVSTRKKFQKYEKWEQIGLAFFIGVPLPITGVWTGSLICFLMGWPLKRSFPFVLLGLGIASTIVSVIVLSGRRVLTLF
- the punA gene encoding Purine nucleoside phosphorylase 1, with product MENLRSKIEESAHFIQERIDFSPEIGIILGTGLGALADDIEIDRVISYDEIPWFPVSTVESHHGNLIIGELSGKKIVAMQGRFHYYEGYSMKQVTFPVRVMKALGIKVLIVSNAAGGMNRNMQRSDLMIICDHINLLGDNPLRGENDPELGPRFLDMSNAYDPDLIQLAQQIALEKGIYVMKGVYAALAGPNFETPAEYRFLISIGADAVGMSTVPEVLVARHSGMKVFGVSCITDLAIDGFIEPVSHEVVIQAANEAQPKLKLLIRELVGKINFA
- the xerD_2 gene encoding Tyrosine recombinase XerD, which translates into the protein MLSNDLRNILEAYLQFLYWEKRLSDNTIQSYEQDLEQFVVFLEKKGMVSFSRLDQDIVEKFLRYEAKREIAPASLARKISALRTFFQYLIREKMSPENCAKLIDSPRFQRKIPDVLDEVEIESLLNAPDLTKPIGIRDRAILELLYASGLRVSELTSLEFSHLDLENSMLRLWGKGFKERMVPFGEEASEALKRYFQQAREQILKEKRSRSIFVGASGQPLTRQNIWVMIKKYSRKAGIEKTVTPHTLRHTFATHLLENGADLRVVQEFLGHSDIVTTQIYTHISKKILREAYARSFPRK